The Natronosporangium hydrolyticum nucleotide sequence CAGCAGGCGGCTAGGAGGGGGCGGGAGACGGCTCCGGCCGGCGTTGCGTGGACGGACACGGGTCCACCGCCGCCACCGTCCACTCAGCGGCGGCGTCAACTGCGGCGGCTGGCGAGAAGACCAGCTCGTAGCAGGCGTCCACCACCGCGCTGTGGTTCAGCAAGCTGTTGTACCTCGCTTGGGAATCGACGACCAGGACCAGCGTGGCGTCCCCCGGTGGGTCACGGATGATCTGCCGCACCGTGGTGTCTCGCTCGGTGGCAAGCTGGTCGATGCGAAGGTCGGGAAGGTCTTCACCACCCTCCGCCGCGACCGCCGCAGCGAAGTCTTCTACCTGCTCGGCGACGGCCTGCTCCGCCTGCCCTCTGCGCTCGTCCACCGGAGCCACCGCCTGCTGCGCCTGGTGTCGCAGGTAGAGGACCGGCGCGGCCAGGCACCCCAGGGCCAGCAGGGACATCGTCACGACCACGGCCCCGGTCGGGACATACCCACGACGGGAGAACCATCTGGGGCGTCCGTCGCTCACACCCGTCATCCGTCAGATGGTATTCACCTGATGCGATCGACGCTACGTACCGGCAGGCTCACGTGCACCGAAGCCGGGGCGACCTGGGAGCACTCTCTCCCCCCAGATCGCCCGACTCGGTCAACCCTGATCTTGCCGTTCGCCGTCGTCTCCTTCGTCACCAGGGAAGCCGGGTGGCGGTGGCTGTGGCACACCTATGTTGCCACCACCGCCGTTTTCGTCGCCGTTGTCGTCACCGTTGCCGGGGTCGCCGTTGTCGTCGCCGCGGTCCTCGTCGTCATCGGGCTCCGGGCAGCTGACGTGGGGCAAGCGGCACCGCGGGTCGCCCGGCTCCCGGGTCTCCTGCTGCGGCTGCTCACCGTTGGCGAACTGGTGGTTCGGGTCGCCGACCGGCAAGGGTTGGGGGAACTCCGCGTTCTGGAGCTCCTTCGCGGCGTGGGCAGCGTCCATGAACTGCTTCCAGATCTGCGATGGCAGGCCGGAGCTGCCGATGTTGTTGCCGAACTGGTCCAGAATCGGATCGCCCTTGGCGTCACCGACCCAGACCGCGGCGGCGATCTGCGGGGTGTAGCCGACCATCCAGGCGTCGGCGTTGCCACCGTTGTCGTGCTCCCAGGTGCCGGTCTTGGCAGCCGCGATCCGGCCATTGTCGAGCGGCACCCCGGTCGAACCGGGCACCTCGGTGAGCACGCCGGTCACCGCGTCCGCGTGTGCCGGCTCAATCCGTTGCTGGCCATTGATCCGAGCGGACTCAACTGTCTGCCACTCGCCGTCGATCCGCTGCTCGACCTTAGCCACGAAGTGCGGCTCGTTGTAGATGCCGCTGTTGGCCAGAGTCGCGACGCCGCTAGCGTGATCCAGGACGGTGACCGGGTACATGCCGAAAGAGACGTGGTAGTCGAAGGGTTCGCGGCCCAGGCTGCTCAGGTCCTCGATCTCGGTGAGGTCCCGGGGGTCCGCCCGGAAGGCATCGCCGTCATTGGACGTGCCCGTGATCAGCTGGATGCCGGAGTCGCGGGCAGCCTCCAGGATGCGAGCCGGGCCTTCGCCATTCGGGACAGCCTCCGCGAAGTGGAAGAAGGGCACGTTGAAGGACTCGACCGTGGACCACGCCAAGGTGCAGTAGTCCGGGGCGATGCCGTCGCAGCCAGTCTCCCGGGCGTCCCGACCGGCGTTCTCGATCGGCCGGCCAAAGCCGGGATCGTACTCCGAGGTCCGCCAGTGCGAATCCACCGAGACGCCCTCGCGAATCGCCGCCAGCAGGGTGTAGATCTTGAATGTGGAGCCGGGGGGCCGGCCGCCCTCCCAGCGCTGCTCGGCCTCGTTCCAGTTCTTGCCGGCCATGTCGAACGCGGTGCCGTCCTCGCCGCCGTAGTAGGCGAGCACCGCCCCGTCTTCCGGGTTGACCGCGACCATCGCGGCGTCGACGTTCTCCGGCAGGTCCTCCCAGTGGGCGGCGTCGTTCTGCCGGCGGACCGCGTCGAGCGCGGCCTCCTGGACGGCCGGGTCGATGGTGGTGGTGATCCGGTAGCCGCCGGTGGTGAGGTCTTCGATCCCCATCGCCTCGAGCTCACGCCGGACCTGCCGGACGATGTTGCCCTGCGGGCCCTCGTGCCAGTCGGAGATGCTGTCCGGGTTGATCGCCTCCGGCAGCTCGGTGAACTCGGCCCGCTCCTCCGGGGTGAGCACGCCGGTCGCCACCATCTGACCCATGACGTAATTCCACCGGTCGATGGCGATCTGCTGGTCGTCCGGGCTGTGCCGGGGGTCGTACGGGGAGAGGCCGCTCTGGTCGTCCGGCAGCCTGATCACACCGGCGAGCACCGCCGCCTCGCTGGCGTCCAGCTCCTGCGCTTCCTTACCGAAGTAGGACTGGGCGGCGGCCTGGATGCCGTAGGCGCCGCGCCCGAAGTAGATGGTGTTGAGGTAGAAGTCGAGGATCTCCAGCTTGGAGTAGTCCTGGTTCATCTTGTAGGCCATGGCGGCCTCTTCCATCTTCCGGCTGTAGCTGGCGTCGCTGCGGATGTCCGCGGCCACGCCGACGTACTGCTGGTCGATGGTGGAGGCGCCCTGCCGGGGACCGCCACGCATGTTGTTCACGGCGGCCCGCATGATCCCCATGAAGTCGACGCCGCTGTGGTCGAAGAAGTCGTTGTCCTCGGCGGCGACCACCGCGTCCCGGACGATCTGCAGCTCCGGCACCTTGGTGTCGATGATCTCGCGGTTGACCTCTTGCATGACGGCCATCTCGCTGTTGTCGGCGTAGAAGATCGTGCTGGCCTCTTCGAGGTCGAAATCCTCGGGGGGCGGGACCGACTCGACGTAGTAGCTGAGCGCCACCATCCCGCCGCCGGAGATGATCACCAGCACCGCGAGCGCGGTCAGCGCGGAGTTGCGCAGCCAGTGCCGCTTTTTCTTCTTCCGTGGCGGCTTCGGCTCGCCGTCACCGGCGCCGGCGCCGGGCTTGCTTGGGCCACCTCCCGCCGGGCCGCTCGGGCGGACGCTCGCGCGGCCGGCGGGACTACCCGGCGCGGCCGGGCCGGCGCCGGGGGAGACCGGAACGGTGGCGCGACCCGCCACCGCCCGACCGGCGGCGGGCGCGGTGGGCGCGGCCGCCGCACCGGCGGCGGCGCCGCCGGACCAGTCATACCGGGGGCGGTGCGGATCGTCGTGGTCGATGTCGGGCGCGGCCGGCTGCGTCGGCACTGGCACGCTGGCGCGGCCGGCCGAGCCGGCGCTGACCGGCGCCGCCGCCCGGGCGACCGAGGCGCGGCCAGCCGGCTGGCCGGAGACGACCCGGCCGCTGCCGGTCGGTTCGTAGTCGTCGTGCCGCTGACCGCCTCGCGAGTAGCCACCGGACGGGTAGGGGTCGCGGGCGTACTCGTCGCGCGACGCCGCGCCCTGGGGGCGGCCGCCCCGCCCCTGGTGGGCCTCCGGCTGATACGAATCGCGAGCGTACGGGTCTCGTGAATAGGAGTCGGCCGGGTACGGGTCGGCGCCGTAGGAATCGGCGGTGTATGCGTCCTGATACTGCCCGTACTCGTCGTACGCGTCGTCATAAGCCGCACCGGAGCCACCGGTGCGGCGATACGACTGGGGGTGGTCGTACGAACTCATCACTTACACCATGCCCTCGCTCCGACGGATTTACGACCCACCAGTGGACAGACGTGACCTACGCCACCCCAGCATCTCATGCCCGCGCACTCCGTCTCGGTCGCGTGGACACCGCCTGTCCCGCTGGTTCGGTCACCGGTTGCACCGCACTACCCAGCACAAACTGTTCGACGAGTAGATTCCAGTCACAGCCCCGACACACCTCCACCACGTACACCTGGAACTCGCGCAGCCGCGCCGCCAGCGCCGGTAGATCCGCCCGGGGACGGGCCTGGCCGGCCGCGTGACGCAGCTCATCTCCATATACGTAATGGACGAGCGTGAGGTTCTCCCGGCGGCAGATCGGGCATCGCGCGTCGATCGGGTCGCCGTGGTATTTCGCGGCGTTCTTGAGGTACGGCGAGGCGTCACACACCTCGTAGGTCGAGACCAGGCCGGCGTAGACATCACGCAGCAGCGCTCGCCGGCGAAGCGAGTAATCGACCAGCTGCCGCTGCGTACGCATGCGCAGAAGCGTACGCAGCACGGGGCTCCCACGCCAGCACGCTTGCCATCGCCACGCCAGCCGATGTATCGTTTCGATACATCGGCTCGACACGTCGGGTCGCTACATCGGTTCGGTAGATCGAGCGACACCCCGGAAGGAGGTTACGGCATGGCGACGCTGGAGTTTGCCGTCCTCGGCCTCCTCCATGAGGGCCCCATGCACGGCTACGAGCTGCGCAAGCAGCTGGCCACCAAGCTCGGGGCGATCCGGGCCGCGATCAGCTACGGCACTCTTTACCCCACGCTGCGCCGGATGAAAACCACCGGGCTGATCGCTGAATCGGGGGAGACCCCGGCCACCGACGACGCCGTGCCGCCGCTAACCAGCCGCCGGGGTCGCATCGTCTACAAGATCACCGCGGAGGGCAAAGAGCGTTTCGACGATCTGCTCGCCCAAGCCGGCCCCGAGACCTGGGACGACGCCGGCTTCGGGGTGCACTTCGCCTTCTTCGCCCGGACCGACCGGGCCACTCGGTTGCGGATCCTCGAAGGCCGCCGCCGCAAGATCGAAGAGCGTCGGGAAGGACTGCGCGACGTGCTCGGCCGCGCCGCCGAGCGGCTCGACGCGTACACCCTTGAGTTGCAGCGCCACGGCCTGGAGGCATGTGAGCGCGAGGTCCGTTGGCTGGAGGAGCTGATCGCCAATGAGCGCTCCGGCCGGCCACCCCAGGCGCACCGGGACGAACCCAGCCCCGGCACGTCGGGAGCTCCACAAGCCAACCCGCCACAGGATTTCCTGGGGCACTGACCAACCAGAAAGGGAGGACCCGCAATGGGCCCGATCCGCGTCGCCATCGTTGGCGTTGGCAACTGCGCCTCGTCCCTGGTGCAGGGCGTCCACTATTACCGCAACGCTAACCCCACCGACCGCGTACCTGGGCTGATGCACGTCCAGTTCGGCGACTACCACGTCTCGGACATCGAGTTCGTCGCCGCGTTCGACGTCGACGCCAAGAAGGTTGGCCGGGACCTCGCGGAGGCGATCGTCGCCAGCGAGAACAACACCATCAAGTTCGCTGACGTCCCGCCCACCGGCGTCAGCGTGGTGCGTGGGCCGACCATGGACGGGCTGGGGCAGTACTACCAGGAGGTCATCGACGAGGCGGACGACGCCCCGGTCGATGTCGCCGAGGTGCTACGCGCCGCCCAGGCCGACGTGGTGGTCTGCTACCTGCCGGTCGGCTCGGAGGACGCCGCCAAGTTCTACGCCCAGGCGGCGATCGACGCCGGCTGCGCCTTCGTCAACGCGCTGCCGGTCTTCATCGCCTCCGACCCGGCGTGGGCGGCGAAGTTCGAGGCCGCCGGGCTGCCGATCGTCGGCGACGACATCAAGTCCCAGGTCGGCGCGACCATCGTGCACCGGCAGCTGGCGAAGCTGTTCGAGGACCGCGGCGTCGAGCTGCTGCGCACCTATCAGCTGAACTTCGGCGGCAACATGGACTTCATGAACATGCTGGAGCGCACTCGACTGGTCTCCAAGAAGGTCTCCAAGACCCAGTCGGTGACCTCGCAGGTGCCGCACGAGATGAACGCCCACGATGTGCACATCGGGCCGGCCGACCACGTGCCGTGGTTGGACGACCGGAAGTGGGCCTACATCCGGCTGGAGGGGCGCACCTTCGGCGATGTCCCGCTCAACGCCGAGCTGAAGCTTGAGGTCTGGGACTCCCCGAACTCCGCCGGCGTGATCATCGACGCGCTGCGGGCGGCCCGGATCGCGAAGGACCGCGGGCTCGGCGGACCGGTGCTCTCGGCCTCCGCCTACTTCATGAAGTCCCCCCCGAAGCAGTTCTTCGACTATGAGGCGCACGCCGCAGTCGAGGCGTTCATCCGCGGAGAGTGACTGGGGTATC carries:
- a CDS encoding transglycosylase domain-containing protein, coding for MSSYDHPQSYRRTGGSGAAYDDAYDEYGQYQDAYTADSYGADPYPADSYSRDPYARDSYQPEAHQGRGGRPQGAASRDEYARDPYPSGGYSRGGQRHDDYEPTGSGRVVSGQPAGRASVARAAAPVSAGSAGRASVPVPTQPAAPDIDHDDPHRPRYDWSGGAAAGAAAAPTAPAAGRAVAGRATVPVSPGAGPAAPGSPAGRASVRPSGPAGGGPSKPGAGAGDGEPKPPRKKKKRHWLRNSALTALAVLVIISGGGMVALSYYVESVPPPEDFDLEEASTIFYADNSEMAVMQEVNREIIDTKVPELQIVRDAVVAAEDNDFFDHSGVDFMGIMRAAVNNMRGGPRQGASTIDQQYVGVAADIRSDASYSRKMEEAAMAYKMNQDYSKLEILDFYLNTIYFGRGAYGIQAAAQSYFGKEAQELDASEAAVLAGVIRLPDDQSGLSPYDPRHSPDDQQIAIDRWNYVMGQMVATGVLTPEERAEFTELPEAINPDSISDWHEGPQGNIVRQVRRELEAMGIEDLTTGGYRITTTIDPAVQEAALDAVRRQNDAAHWEDLPENVDAAMVAVNPEDGAVLAYYGGEDGTAFDMAGKNWNEAEQRWEGGRPPGSTFKIYTLLAAIREGVSVDSHWRTSEYDPGFGRPIENAGRDARETGCDGIAPDYCTLAWSTVESFNVPFFHFAEAVPNGEGPARILEAARDSGIQLITGTSNDGDAFRADPRDLTEIEDLSSLGREPFDYHVSFGMYPVTVLDHASGVATLANSGIYNEPHFVAKVEQRIDGEWQTVESARINGQQRIEPAHADAVTGVLTEVPGSTGVPLDNGRIAAAKTGTWEHDNGGNADAWMVGYTPQIAAAVWVGDAKGDPILDQFGNNIGSSGLPSQIWKQFMDAAHAAKELQNAEFPQPLPVGDPNHQFANGEQPQQETREPGDPRCRLPHVSCPEPDDDEDRGDDNGDPGNGDDNGDENGGGGNIGVPQPPPPGFPGDEGDDGERQDQG
- a CDS encoding DUF5318 family protein, whose product is MRTQRQLVDYSLRRRALLRDVYAGLVSTYEVCDASPYLKNAAKYHGDPIDARCPICRRENLTLVHYVYGDELRHAAGQARPRADLPALAARLREFQVYVVEVCRGCDWNLLVEQFVLGSAVQPVTEPAGQAVSTRPRRSARA
- a CDS encoding PadR family transcriptional regulator, which produces MATLEFAVLGLLHEGPMHGYELRKQLATKLGAIRAAISYGTLYPTLRRMKTTGLIAESGETPATDDAVPPLTSRRGRIVYKITAEGKERFDDLLAQAGPETWDDAGFGVHFAFFARTDRATRLRILEGRRRKIEERREGLRDVLGRAAERLDAYTLELQRHGLEACEREVRWLEELIANERSGRPPQAHRDEPSPGTSGAPQANPPQDFLGH
- a CDS encoding inositol-3-phosphate synthase — encoded protein: MGPIRVAIVGVGNCASSLVQGVHYYRNANPTDRVPGLMHVQFGDYHVSDIEFVAAFDVDAKKVGRDLAEAIVASENNTIKFADVPPTGVSVVRGPTMDGLGQYYQEVIDEADDAPVDVAEVLRAAQADVVVCYLPVGSEDAAKFYAQAAIDAGCAFVNALPVFIASDPAWAAKFEAAGLPIVGDDIKSQVGATIVHRQLAKLFEDRGVELLRTYQLNFGGNMDFMNMLERTRLVSKKVSKTQSVTSQVPHEMNAHDVHIGPADHVPWLDDRKWAYIRLEGRTFGDVPLNAELKLEVWDSPNSAGVIIDALRAARIAKDRGLGGPVLSASAYFMKSPPKQFFDYEAHAAVEAFIRGE